The Kitasatospora setae KM-6054 genome contains a region encoding:
- a CDS encoding response regulator, which produces MVVDDHPMWRDGVARDLAEAGFAVVATAGDGEEAVRRARASTPQVVVLDLNLPSLSGAEVCRQVVAADPAVRVLVLSASGEHADVLEAVKSGATGYLVKSAGREELLDAVRRTAVGDPVFTPGLAGLVLGEFRRLATEPGTSAEPAAPQLTPRETEVLRLVAKGLSYRQIADRLVLSHRTVQNHVQNTLGKLQLHNRVELVRYAIEQGLDEELGRGE; this is translated from the coding sequence ATGGTGGTGGACGACCACCCCATGTGGCGCGACGGGGTGGCCCGCGACCTGGCCGAGGCCGGGTTCGCGGTGGTCGCCACCGCCGGGGACGGCGAGGAGGCGGTGCGCCGGGCCCGGGCCAGCACCCCGCAGGTGGTGGTGCTCGACCTCAACCTGCCCTCGCTCTCCGGCGCCGAGGTGTGCCGCCAGGTGGTGGCCGCCGACCCGGCGGTCCGGGTGCTGGTGCTGTCCGCCAGCGGCGAGCACGCCGACGTGCTGGAGGCGGTGAAGTCCGGCGCCACCGGCTACCTGGTGAAGTCGGCCGGCCGCGAGGAACTCCTCGACGCGGTGCGCCGCACCGCCGTCGGCGACCCGGTCTTCACCCCCGGCCTGGCCGGCCTGGTCCTCGGCGAGTTCCGCCGCCTCGCCACCGAGCCCGGCACCTCCGCCGAGCCCGCCGCCCCGCAGCTCACCCCGCGCGAGACCGAGGTGCTGCGGCTGGTCGCCAAGGGCCTGTCCTACCGCCAGATCGCCGACCGCCTGGTGCTCTCGCACCGCACCGTGCAGAACCACGTCCAGAACACCCTGGGCAAGCTCCAACTGCACAACCGGGTCGAACTCGTCCGGTACGCGATCGAGCAGGGCCTGGACGAGGAACTGGGCCGCGGCGAGTAG
- a CDS encoding endonuclease/exonuclease/phosphatase family protein: MTDTEVGLASSGAEPGGARRVRVLSYNVRSLRDDRAAVARVIRACAPDVVCVQESPRYWKTEKAAAWLAHKTGMVILAGGGRVAAGPLLLGNLRVDVLELRDALLPKTRGLHARGFASALLRIGGSRPFSVTSCHLSLEPAERLRQFDLLRGQLRPGEPGVIAGDFNEGPDGPGWRSLAAELTDAHAKAPWGGTYTSVPEEPYQRIDGVFATPDVEVLGCGVPYPLPGVAEADLRAATDHLPVLAALRIPAP; encoded by the coding sequence GTGACGGACACTGAGGTCGGACTGGCGTCGTCCGGGGCCGAGCCCGGCGGGGCCCGGCGGGTACGGGTGCTGAGCTACAACGTGCGGTCGCTGCGCGACGACCGGGCCGCGGTGGCCCGGGTGATCCGGGCCTGCGCGCCGGACGTCGTCTGCGTGCAGGAGTCGCCGCGGTACTGGAAGACCGAGAAGGCGGCCGCCTGGCTCGCCCACAAGACCGGGATGGTGATCCTGGCCGGCGGCGGCCGCGTCGCGGCCGGGCCGCTGCTGCTCGGCAACCTCCGGGTGGACGTGCTGGAACTGCGCGACGCACTGCTGCCGAAGACCCGCGGACTGCACGCCCGCGGCTTCGCGAGCGCGCTGCTGCGGATCGGCGGCAGCCGCCCGTTCTCGGTGACCAGCTGCCACCTGAGCCTCGAACCCGCCGAACGGCTACGGCAGTTCGACCTGCTGCGCGGCCAACTTCGGCCCGGTGAACCGGGCGTGATCGCCGGAGACTTCAACGAGGGCCCGGACGGCCCGGGTTGGCGCTCGCTCGCCGCCGAACTGACCGACGCGCACGCCAAGGCGCCCTGGGGCGGCACGTACACCTCGGTGCCCGAGGAGCCCTACCAGCGGATCGACGGGGTGTTCGCCACCCCGGACGTCGAGGTGCTGGGCTGCGGGGTGCCGTACCCGCTGCCGGGCGTCGCGGAGGCGGACCTGCGGGCCGCCACCGACCACCTGCCGGTGCTGGCCGCGCTGCGGATCCCGGCGCCGTAG
- the macS gene encoding MacS family sensor histidine kinase, with amino-acid sequence MSVELPLWRAIGYFRVLALAYAVLRFLTSFHHFLHPVSGWIFLGALSLWTLASTRAFAGPERCTWPVLGSDLAFAVTGIVMSGVIDTPARIHAGAPTLPTIWAAGTVLGFAGKGGWRAAAFAGAVIGAANILGHGGISPDNLHNIVLLLLAGCAIGYVIELARASEAVLTRALQVEAATRERERLSRDIHDGVLQVLALVHRQQGDAAELGRLAGEQERALRALMAGGRPAEPAGPDGELDLRPLLSRHADERITVSAPATPVPLPAAAASELAAAVAAALDNVRRHAGDGARAWILIEDEPDAVTVSVRDDGPGFPPGRLAEAQRDGRLGVAQSIRGRMLDLGGSAELYSVPGEGVEVELRWPRRGRDD; translated from the coding sequence ATGTCGGTCGAGCTGCCGCTGTGGCGCGCCATCGGGTACTTCCGGGTGCTCGCGCTGGCGTACGCGGTGCTGCGCTTCCTCACCTCGTTCCACCACTTCCTGCACCCGGTGTCCGGCTGGATCTTCCTGGGCGCGCTCAGCCTCTGGACGCTGGCCTCCACCCGGGCGTTCGCCGGGCCCGAGCGCTGCACCTGGCCGGTGCTCGGCAGTGACCTGGCGTTCGCGGTCACCGGCATCGTGATGAGCGGCGTGATCGACACCCCGGCCCGGATACACGCGGGCGCGCCGACCCTGCCCACCATCTGGGCGGCCGGCACCGTGCTGGGCTTCGCCGGCAAGGGCGGCTGGCGGGCCGCCGCGTTCGCCGGCGCGGTGATCGGCGCCGCCAACATCCTCGGCCACGGCGGGATCAGCCCCGACAACCTGCACAACATCGTGCTGCTGCTGCTCGCCGGCTGCGCCATCGGCTACGTGATCGAACTGGCCCGGGCCAGCGAGGCGGTGCTCACCCGGGCGCTCCAGGTGGAGGCCGCCACCCGGGAGCGCGAACGCCTCTCCCGGGACATCCACGACGGGGTGCTGCAGGTGCTCGCCCTGGTCCACCGGCAGCAGGGGGACGCCGCCGAGCTCGGCCGGCTGGCCGGCGAGCAGGAGCGCGCGCTGCGGGCCCTGATGGCCGGCGGCCGGCCCGCCGAACCGGCCGGGCCGGACGGCGAGCTGGACCTGCGTCCGCTGCTCTCCCGGCACGCCGACGAGCGGATCACCGTCTCCGCGCCCGCCACGCCCGTCCCGCTGCCCGCCGCCGCCGCGTCCGAACTGGCCGCCGCGGTCGCCGCCGCGCTCGACAACGTCCGGCGGCACGCGGGCGACGGCGCCCGGGCCTGGATCCTGATCGAGGACGAGCCCGACGCGGTCACCGTCTCGGTCCGCGACGACGGCCCCGGCTTCCCGCCCGGACGGCTCGCCGAGGCCCAGCGGGACGGCCGGCTCGGGGTCGCGCAGTCGATCCGCGGCCGGATGCTCGACCTCGGCGGCAGCGCCGAGCTGTACTCGGTGCCCGGCGAGGGCGTCGAGGTGGAACTGCGGTGGCCCAGGAGGGGACGTGACGACTGA
- a CDS encoding lysophospholipid acyltransferase family protein has product MKMIVAPLLRIFFRPWMEGEENIPDEGPAILASNHLSFSDSFFLPALLKRRVTFIAKAEYFTTPGIKGRLTAAFFKGVGQLPVDRSGARGAGEAAIRSGIAVVERGEVFGVYPEGTRSPDGKLYRGKVGGLARVALATGAPVIPVAMIDTEKVQPPGQVIPNFGVRPGIRIGRPLDFSRYQGMENDRFILRSVTDEVMYEIMRLSGQEYVDIYATAAKRQLAEEKKAADADRKAQQKADAEQATEEKDAGA; this is encoded by the coding sequence ATGAAGATGATCGTCGCGCCGCTGCTGCGGATCTTCTTCCGGCCGTGGATGGAGGGCGAGGAGAACATTCCGGACGAGGGTCCGGCCATCCTCGCCAGCAACCACCTTTCGTTCTCCGACTCGTTCTTCCTGCCGGCGCTGCTCAAGCGCCGGGTCACCTTCATCGCGAAGGCCGAGTACTTCACCACCCCCGGCATCAAGGGCCGGCTGACCGCCGCGTTCTTCAAGGGCGTGGGCCAGCTGCCGGTGGACCGCTCGGGCGCCCGCGGCGCCGGCGAGGCGGCGATCCGCAGCGGCATCGCGGTGGTCGAGCGCGGCGAGGTCTTCGGCGTCTACCCGGAGGGCACCCGCTCGCCCGACGGCAAGCTGTACCGCGGCAAGGTCGGCGGCCTGGCCCGGGTCGCGCTGGCCACCGGCGCCCCGGTCATCCCGGTCGCCATGATCGACACCGAGAAGGTGCAGCCGCCCGGCCAGGTGATCCCCAACTTCGGCGTCCGGCCCGGCATCCGGATCGGCCGCCCGCTCGACTTCTCCCGCTACCAGGGCATGGAGAACGACCGGTTCATCCTGCGCTCGGTCACCGACGAGGTGATGTACGAGATCATGCGGCTGTCCGGCCAGGAGTACGTGGACATCTACGCGACCGCCGCCAAGCGGCAGCTCGCCGAGGAGAAGAAGGCCGCCGACGCCGACCGCAAGGCCCAGCAGAAGGCCGACGCGGAGCAGGCCACCGAGGAGAAGGACGCCGGGGCCTGA
- a CDS encoding ROK family glucokinase codes for MALTIGVDVGGTKIAAGVVDESGEILAKTRVPTPADPQWAVDAIAQGVRELKEQYPDVSAVGVGAPGFVDRDRSTVLMAPNIAWENEPLKQRIEELTGLPTVVENDANCAAWAEFRFGAAAAFDDMVLITVGTGIGGGIVLDGRLHRGRFGVAGEIGHLNMVPDGLDCGCGGHGCWEQYGSGRALRRYGRERAAADPIAGKRMLELNDGVAETIRGIHITEAAEEGDPLALSCYRTLADWLGRGMADLAALFDPEVFVLGGGVSDSGHLLLDPVAASFGAYLTGGPARPRANVVLASMGSAAGIAGAADLARI; via the coding sequence ATGGCTCTGACCATCGGCGTGGACGTCGGCGGTACCAAGATCGCAGCAGGCGTCGTCGACGAGTCCGGCGAGATCCTCGCCAAGACCCGGGTGCCCACCCCGGCCGACCCCCAGTGGGCGGTCGACGCGATCGCCCAGGGCGTACGGGAGTTGAAGGAGCAGTACCCGGACGTCAGCGCCGTCGGCGTCGGTGCCCCGGGCTTCGTCGACCGGGACCGCTCCACCGTCCTGATGGCGCCCAACATCGCCTGGGAGAACGAGCCCCTCAAGCAGCGGATCGAGGAGCTCACCGGCCTGCCGACCGTCGTCGAGAACGACGCCAACTGCGCGGCCTGGGCCGAGTTCCGGTTCGGCGCGGCGGCCGCGTTCGACGACATGGTCCTGATCACCGTCGGCACCGGCATCGGCGGCGGCATCGTCCTCGACGGCCGGCTGCACCGCGGCCGGTTCGGCGTGGCCGGCGAGATCGGCCACCTCAACATGGTCCCGGACGGCCTGGACTGCGGCTGCGGCGGCCACGGCTGCTGGGAGCAGTACGGCTCCGGGCGGGCGCTGCGCCGCTACGGCCGCGAGCGGGCCGCCGCCGACCCGATCGCCGGCAAGCGGATGCTCGAACTCAACGACGGCGTCGCCGAGACGATCCGCGGCATCCACATCACCGAGGCCGCCGAGGAGGGCGACCCGCTGGCGCTGTCCTGCTACCGGACGCTCGCCGACTGGCTCGGCCGCGGCATGGCCGACCTGGCCGCGCTGTTCGACCCGGAGGTGTTCGTCCTCGGCGGCGGCGTCTCCGACTCCGGCCACCTGCTGCTCGACCCGGTCGCGGCGAGCTTCGGCGCGTACCTGACCGGCGGCCCGGCCCGGCCGCGCGCCAACGTGGTGCTGGCGTCGATGGGTTCGGCCGCCGGCATCGCCGGCGCGGCCGACCTGGCCCGGATCTGA
- a CDS encoding DUF5304 family protein, with amino-acid sequence MSTEQQQAEQAEQAQRERRAQEPGGAGEFAPLVEEVRKFAAALGGKAVEIGGRLRESNPEVYGHLAAAGGELLAAYRAAVTGHERRWSAPQHAEAERVDLDGAPGASDK; translated from the coding sequence GTGAGCACCGAACAGCAGCAGGCAGAGCAGGCAGAGCAGGCGCAGCGGGAGCGGCGGGCCCAGGAACCGGGCGGGGCGGGGGAGTTCGCGCCGCTGGTGGAGGAAGTCCGCAAGTTCGCGGCCGCGTTGGGCGGCAAGGCGGTGGAGATCGGGGGCCGGCTGCGCGAGTCCAACCCCGAGGTGTACGGCCACCTCGCCGCCGCCGGCGGGGAGTTGCTGGCCGCCTACCGGGCCGCCGTCACCGGGCACGAGCGGCGCTGGTCCGCGCCCCAACACGCCGAGGCCGAACGGGTGGACCTGGACGGGGCCCCCGGGGCCTCCGACAAGTAG
- a CDS encoding SRPBCC family protein has protein sequence MAEHTRSSIVIDATPAEVMAVIADFAAYPQWTGEVKEVDVLETGPDGRATRVRLLLDAGAIRDEHTLAYTWDGDREVGWTLVSSQMLRALDGSYALAPAGAGTEVTYQLAVDVKIPMLGMIKRKAEKVIIDRALAGLKKRVEG, from the coding sequence ATGGCGGAGCACACCAGGTCGAGCATTGTCATCGACGCCACCCCGGCCGAGGTCATGGCGGTGATCGCCGACTTCGCCGCCTACCCGCAGTGGACCGGGGAGGTCAAGGAGGTCGACGTCCTGGAGACCGGCCCCGACGGCCGCGCCACCCGGGTCCGCCTGCTGCTGGACGCCGGCGCGATCCGCGACGAGCACACCCTCGCCTACACCTGGGACGGCGACCGCGAGGTCGGCTGGACCCTGGTCAGCAGCCAGATGCTGCGCGCCCTGGACGGCTCCTACGCGCTCGCGCCGGCCGGCGCGGGCACCGAGGTCACCTACCAGCTGGCCGTCGACGTCAAGATCCCGATGCTCGGCATGATCAAGCGCAAGGCCGAGAAGGTCATCATCGACCGGGCGCTGGCCGGCCTGAAGAAGCGCGTCGAGGGCTGA
- a CDS encoding alpha/beta hydrolase, producing the protein MPLLPGAEPFRRSGGPVGVLLVHGFTGSPQSMRPWAEHLADAGLTVSAPLLPGHGTRWQDLQPTRWEDWYATAEAAFEELAAECAQVFVCALSMGGSLALRLAAKHGGRVSGLVLVNPSVRSDNPATVLLPALRHLLPSLPGVAGDIALPGAAEVGYDRVPLHAAWSLARLWKEARAGMPSVTQPVLLMHSPQDHVVSPRNSAMVLARISSTDVTELLLDRSFHVATLDHDAGLIFGASLDFVRRLAPAAAVDAGTHHSG; encoded by the coding sequence ATGCCGCTGCTGCCGGGTGCCGAGCCGTTCCGCCGCTCGGGCGGTCCGGTCGGCGTGCTGCTGGTCCACGGTTTCACCGGTTCGCCGCAGTCCATGCGCCCCTGGGCCGAACACCTCGCCGACGCCGGCCTGACGGTCTCCGCCCCGCTGCTGCCGGGCCACGGCACCCGCTGGCAGGACCTCCAGCCGACCCGCTGGGAGGACTGGTACGCGACCGCGGAGGCCGCGTTCGAGGAGCTGGCCGCCGAGTGCGCGCAGGTCTTCGTCTGCGCGCTGTCGATGGGCGGGTCGCTGGCCCTGCGGCTGGCCGCGAAGCACGGCGGACGGGTCTCCGGACTGGTGCTCGTCAACCCCTCGGTGCGTTCCGACAACCCCGCGACGGTGCTTCTTCCGGCGCTGCGCCACCTGCTGCCCTCGCTGCCCGGCGTGGCCGGCGACATCGCCCTGCCGGGCGCGGCCGAGGTCGGCTACGACCGGGTGCCGCTGCACGCCGCCTGGTCGCTGGCCCGGCTGTGGAAGGAGGCCCGGGCGGGAATGCCGTCGGTGACCCAGCCGGTTCTGCTGATGCACAGTCCGCAGGACCACGTCGTCTCGCCGCGCAACTCGGCCATGGTGCTCGCCCGGATATCCTCGACCGATGTGACGGAGCTGCTGCTCGACCGCAGCTTCCACGTGGCCACGCTGGACCACGACGCCGGTCTGATCTTCGGGGCGAGCCTCGACTTCGTCCGGCGACTGGCCCCGGCAGCGGCGGTCGATGCCGGGACCCACCACTCGGGCTGA
- a CDS encoding ArsA family ATPase: protein MATRTVLVSGPESGRIAAATALHHARRGSDTLLLAADDPHRAVDDLLGVRLGPDAVALEPGLTAARIDEQAALRAALDGYRDRLAPALDLIGAQPLDPDELAPLPGTRALALLRALPRAKAEVLVVAAPPPAELVATLALPAQLERYLARLLPEQRQAARALRPLLAGLAGLPLPTDRLFEARAAASAALAEAAAAITAPGTTVRLVLDAARPAPRALARIRAGLALHGLPLDAVVAHGALPAAAAASPDPWLAATAARQDEQLAAIGEQLGEVPVLLARQPDGGLEELADRLYAQGAPHPPAPADPRVEDRLAAENLLVWHLPLPGADRGELELLRRGDELVVGAGGYRRVLALPSALRRCTVSGAGLADGVLSVRFTPDPALWPRG, encoded by the coding sequence GTGGCCACCCGCACCGTACTGGTCAGCGGCCCGGAATCCGGCCGGATCGCCGCCGCCACCGCCCTGCACCACGCCCGGCGGGGCAGCGACACCCTGCTGCTCGCCGCCGACGACCCGCACCGCGCCGTCGACGACCTGCTCGGCGTCCGGCTCGGCCCCGACGCCGTCGCGCTCGAACCCGGGCTGACCGCCGCCCGGATCGACGAACAGGCCGCCCTCCGGGCCGCCCTCGACGGCTACCGCGACCGGCTCGCGCCCGCGCTCGACCTGATCGGCGCCCAGCCGCTCGACCCCGACGAACTCGCCCCGCTGCCCGGCACCCGCGCCCTCGCCCTGCTGCGCGCACTGCCCCGGGCCAAGGCCGAGGTGCTGGTGGTCGCCGCCCCGCCGCCCGCCGAACTGGTCGCCACCCTCGCGCTGCCCGCCCAACTGGAGCGCTACCTCGCCCGGTTGCTGCCCGAACAGCGGCAGGCCGCCCGCGCGCTGCGCCCGCTGCTGGCGGGCCTGGCCGGCCTCCCGCTGCCCACCGACCGGCTGTTCGAGGCCCGGGCCGCCGCCTCCGCCGCGCTCGCCGAGGCCGCCGCCGCGATCACCGCCCCCGGCACCACCGTCCGCCTCGTGCTGGACGCCGCCCGCCCCGCGCCGCGCGCGCTGGCCCGGATCCGGGCCGGACTCGCCCTGCACGGCCTGCCGCTGGACGCCGTCGTCGCGCACGGCGCGCTGCCCGCCGCCGCGGCCGCCTCGCCGGACCCCTGGCTGGCCGCCACCGCCGCCCGGCAGGACGAGCAACTCGCCGCCATCGGCGAACAGTTGGGCGAGGTCCCGGTACTGCTCGCCCGGCAGCCGGACGGCGGCCTGGAGGAACTCGCCGACCGGCTCTACGCCCAGGGGGCCCCGCACCCGCCCGCGCCCGCCGACCCCCGGGTCGAGGACCGGCTGGCCGCCGAGAACCTGCTGGTCTGGCACCTCCCGCTGCCCGGCGCCGACCGCGGCGAACTCGAACTGCTGCGCCGCGGCGACGAACTGGTGGTGGGCGCCGGAGGTTACCGGCGGGTCCTGGCACTCCCGTCCGCGCTGCGCCGTTGCACGGTCAGCGGGGCCGGACTGGCGGACGGCGTGCTGTCGGTGCGGTTCACGCCCGACCCCGCGCTGTGGCCGCGGGGCTGA